In Harpia harpyja isolate bHarHar1 chromosome 18, bHarHar1 primary haplotype, whole genome shotgun sequence, a single genomic region encodes these proteins:
- the DLG3 gene encoding disks large homolog 3 isoform X10: protein MMNSSMSSGSGSLRTSEKRSLYVRALFDYDRTRDSCLPSQGLSFSYGDILHVINASDDEWWQARLVTPHGESEQIGVIPSKKRVEKKERARLKTVKFHARTGMIESNRSIKTKRKKSFRLSRKFPFYKSKENLAQESGGQEQGVTSNTSDSESSSKGQEDTILSYEPVTRQEIHYARPVIILGPTKDRINDDLISEFPHKFGSCVPHTTRPRRENEVDGQDYHFVVSREQMEKDIQDNKFIEAGQFNDNLYGTSIQSVRAVAERGKHCILDVSGNAIKRLQQAQLYPIAIFIKPKSIEALMEMNRRQTYEQANKVFDKAMKLEQEFGEYFTAIVQGDSLEEIYSKIKQIIEDQSGHYIWVPSPEKL, encoded by the exons ATGATGAACAGCAGCATGAGCTCCGGCTCCGGCTCTCTCCGGACAAGCGAGAAGAGATCTCTCTATGTCCG agCCCTGTTTGACTATGACCGGACCCGGGACAGTTGCTTGCCCAGCCAGGGGCTCAGCTTCTCCTACGGGGACATCCTGCATGTTATCAATGCCTCCGATGATGAGTGGTGGCAAGCCAGGCTTGTCACACCCCACGGCGAGAGTGAGCAGATTGGGGTCATACCCAGCAAGAAAAG GgtggaaaagaaggagagagCGCGGTTGAAAACAGTGAAGTTCCACGCCAGGACTGGCATGATTGAGTCCAACAGG TCGATCAAAACGAAACGTAAAAAGAGTTTCCGCCTCTCTCGAAAGTTTCCATTTTACAAGAGCAAAGAGAACCTGGCCCAGGAGAGCGGCGGACAGGAAC AGGGCGTGACATCAAACACCAGTGACAGCGAGAGCAGTTCCA AAGGACAAGAGGACACCATCCTGTCGTATGAGCCGGTGACGCGGCAAGAAA TTCACTATGCGAGGCCGGTGATCATCCTGGGGCCAACAAAGGACCGAATTAACGATGACCTCATCTCCGAATTCCCACACAAGTTTGGTTCCTGCGTGCCCC ACACTACCAGGCCTCGGCGTGAGAACGAGGTGGATGGACAAGACTACCACTTCGTCGTATCCCGTgaacagatggagaaagacaTCCAGGACAACAAGTTCATAGAGGCTGGGCAGTTCAATGACAATCTCTATGGGACCAGCATTCAATCAGTGCGGGCAGTGGCAGAGAGG GGGAAACACTGCATCCTGGATGTGTCTGGCAATGCTATCAAGAGGTTGCAACAAGCACAACTTTATCCCATTGCCATTTTCATCAAACCAAAATCCATTGAAGCTCTCAT GGAGATGAACCGGAGACAGACATACGAACAGGCCAACAAGGTCTTTGACAAAGCCATGAAACTCGAGCAAGAGTTTGGAGAGTATTTTACAG